In a single window of the Natronosalvus caseinilyticus genome:
- a CDS encoding heme o synthase → MSSPPFPRPIETRSRFAGLLAATAVGVYLLVIVGATTSLTNAVTACTSWPVCAPPTDPLSQTELAIAWGHRIAAVFVGLLLIGTTLVAAIGDATRRVRCALYAAVALYPIQVAVGALTATMGPQALIPGLHLTIGVAIFAFVVLALAWDLEVTTGSNDDRMEPPEPIDTGDAPPRQLPDGGLARARLTAYAYFKMMKPRLMWLLCLVAAAGMALAAGPDLEASTIVATLGGGVLAIGASGTFNHVLERDIDKQMSRTADRPLATDLIPVRNALLFGLFLTAASMTVFLSINALAAALGLVAILFYSVVYTLLLKPNTVQNTVIGGFAGALPALIGWAAVTNEIGVPALALAGLIFLWTPAHFYNLALAYQDDYARGGFPMMPVVRGETVTRKHILYYIGATLVGAVALVWLTNLGALYSVTVVCFGGLFLWFAVDLHFEQTERAAFRAFHASNAFLGAVLVAILVDALVVVGA, encoded by the coding sequence GTGTCATCGCCGCCGTTCCCTCGTCCGATCGAGACGCGCTCACGGTTCGCCGGGTTGCTGGCAGCGACCGCCGTCGGCGTCTACCTCCTGGTGATCGTCGGCGCGACCACGTCGCTGACGAACGCCGTCACCGCGTGCACGTCCTGGCCGGTGTGTGCCCCGCCTACCGACCCGCTGAGCCAGACCGAACTTGCGATTGCGTGGGGCCATCGCATCGCCGCCGTTTTCGTCGGCCTCCTGCTGATCGGCACGACCCTCGTGGCCGCGATCGGCGACGCCACCCGGCGCGTCCGGTGCGCCCTGTACGCCGCCGTCGCCCTGTACCCGATCCAGGTCGCCGTCGGCGCACTCACGGCGACGATGGGACCGCAGGCGCTGATCCCCGGATTACACCTCACCATCGGCGTCGCCATCTTCGCGTTCGTCGTCCTCGCGCTCGCGTGGGACCTCGAGGTCACCACCGGCTCGAACGACGACCGGATGGAGCCGCCGGAACCGATCGACACCGGCGACGCCCCGCCCCGACAGCTTCCCGACGGCGGACTCGCCAGAGCCCGGCTCACCGCCTACGCCTACTTCAAGATGATGAAGCCGCGGCTCATGTGGCTGCTGTGTCTGGTCGCCGCCGCCGGCATGGCGCTGGCCGCGGGGCCGGACCTCGAGGCCTCGACCATCGTCGCGACCCTCGGCGGCGGCGTCCTTGCCATCGGCGCCTCGGGGACGTTCAACCACGTCCTCGAGCGCGACATCGATAAGCAGATGTCCAGGACGGCTGACCGCCCGCTGGCGACCGACCTGATTCCGGTCCGGAACGCCCTGCTGTTCGGGTTGTTCCTCACAGCTGCGTCGATGACGGTCTTCCTGTCGATCAACGCGCTGGCGGCCGCCCTCGGCCTCGTAGCCATCCTCTTTTACAGCGTCGTCTACACGCTGTTGCTCAAGCCGAACACCGTCCAGAACACGGTCATCGGCGGGTTCGCCGGCGCGCTTCCGGCGCTCATTGGCTGGGCGGCCGTCACCAACGAGATCGGCGTCCCCGCCCTGGCGCTGGCGGGCCTGATCTTCCTCTGGACGCCCGCGCACTTCTACAACCTCGCGCTGGCCTACCAGGACGACTACGCCCGCGGCGGCTTCCCGATGATGCCCGTCGTCCGGGGCGAAACCGTCACGCGAAAGCACATCCTGTATTACATCGGGGCGACGCTCGTCGGCGCGGTCGCGCTCGTCTGGCTCACGAACCTCGGCGCGCTCTACTCCGTCACCGTCGTGTGCTTTGGCGGCCTCTTCCTCTGGTTCGCCGTCGACCTCCACTTCGAGCAGACCGAACGGGCCGCGTTCCGCGCGTTCCACGCCTCGAACGCGTTCCTCGGGGCCGTCCTCGTGGCGATTCTGGTCGACGCGCTCGTCGTCGTCGGTGCGTGA
- a CDS encoding SPW repeat domain-containing protein produces the protein MSDSSRGSTDATVDDRTTRTARGNASGQKWLSGFVSLIGLWIAVSPFVYGTAETAIWNNALVGASIFLLAGYNYYRIQSAHPSSTPAMALVTILGLWVLLSPFVLAYGTDASGAYWSTIVSGALTALLAGYVAYAGSRTPTAAGVDAAEDAR, from the coding sequence ATGAGCGACTCATCACGCGGTTCGACGGATGCGACAGTCGACGACCGAACGACGCGAACGGCGCGAGGGAACGCGAGCGGCCAGAAGTGGCTCAGCGGATTCGTCTCGCTGATCGGCCTCTGGATCGCGGTCTCGCCGTTCGTCTACGGGACGGCGGAGACGGCCATCTGGAACAACGCGCTCGTGGGCGCGTCGATCTTCCTGCTCGCCGGCTACAACTACTACCGGATCCAGTCGGCTCACCCCTCGAGTACGCCCGCGATGGCACTCGTGACGATCCTGGGATTGTGGGTACTGCTCTCGCCGTTCGTGCTCGCGTACGGGACCGACGCCAGTGGCGCCTACTGGAGCACCATCGTCTCGGGTGCCCTGACGGCGCTGCTCGCCGGCTACGTCGCCTACGCCGGGAGCCGCACGCCGACCGCGGCCGGAGTGGACGCGGCCGAAGATGCCCGGTGA
- a CDS encoding TIGR03557 family F420-dependent LLM class oxidoreductase encodes MTQFGYTLSSEEQGPDRLVDLAVAAEEAGFDFVSISDHFHPWISAQGESPFVWSTLGAIARETEEIEIGVGVTCPIVRIHPVNVAQAVATVQELADGRFTFGVGTGENLNEHVVGERWPEHSVRLEMLDEAIHVMRELWTGEPISFHGEHFTVEDARLYTVPDEDPDVVVSAFGPKTARMAAAEGDGLWTVGPQEEVIEAYEDAGGDGPTYTQLDVCYADSEEEAIDTVYEMWPNGALPGELSQALPSPAHFEQATQMVEKEDIAEGSTVTDPDPNAHVDSLEEAVDAGFDHVYVHQIGDEEERAIEFYAETVLPEVR; translated from the coding sequence ATGACCCAGTTCGGGTACACGCTCTCGAGCGAGGAACAGGGCCCTGACCGACTCGTCGACCTCGCGGTCGCTGCCGAGGAGGCCGGCTTCGACTTCGTCTCCATCTCGGATCACTTTCACCCCTGGATCAGCGCCCAGGGCGAGTCCCCGTTCGTCTGGAGCACCCTCGGCGCGATCGCCCGGGAAACCGAGGAGATCGAGATTGGTGTCGGCGTCACCTGCCCCATCGTCCGCATCCACCCGGTTAACGTCGCCCAGGCCGTCGCGACGGTCCAGGAGCTGGCCGACGGCCGGTTCACCTTCGGGGTCGGAACCGGCGAGAACCTGAACGAACACGTCGTCGGCGAGCGCTGGCCCGAGCACTCGGTTCGCCTCGAGATGCTCGACGAGGCCATCCACGTCATGCGCGAACTCTGGACGGGCGAGCCGATCAGTTTCCACGGGGAGCACTTCACCGTCGAGGACGCGAGGCTCTACACCGTGCCCGACGAGGACCCCGACGTCGTCGTCTCGGCGTTCGGTCCGAAAACTGCCAGGATGGCCGCCGCGGAAGGTGATGGCCTCTGGACCGTCGGCCCACAGGAGGAGGTCATCGAGGCCTACGAGGACGCCGGCGGGGACGGACCGACCTACACCCAGCTCGACGTCTGCTACGCCGACAGCGAGGAGGAGGCGATCGACACGGTGTACGAAATGTGGCCGAACGGCGCGCTCCCGGGCGAGCTGAGCCAGGCGCTTCCGAGCCCGGCCCACTTCGAGCAGGCGACCCAGATGGTCGAGAAGGAGGACATCGCGGAGGGGTCGACGGTGACCGATCCCGACCCCAACGCGCACGTCGATTCGCTCGAGGAGGCGGTCGACGCCGGGTTCGACCACGTCTACGTCCACCAGATCGGCGACGAGGAGGAGCGCGCGATCGAGTTCTACGCGGAGACGGTGCTGCCCGAGGTCAGGTAG
- a CDS encoding sugar ABC transporter permease, protein MTMLESIRRKLARDVRTAIDKPAEFRADVEYTIEGVKRGTISPRDVLIPAVSTLATLAFVFVLLIPIYWVLMIALQGDGATLYSTDSAGLIPKEFSPEAFVWVVGDLYIPGAIVRIAVPFTDVVYYFEWPRIVFLDASNYVDTTSDFPRYFWNSLFIGVATVVIAMSLIVPAAYAFSRREFAGRMKLLYGYILFTQIGGGLGIAALIALYTIFSSTGLTNNKLVLAVYYAAMAVPFNTWLLKTYMDSIPVSYEEAAIMDGASPFRVAWEIVLPLAKPGLATIFIFIFLTGWMEFIVAQLVLRPENYTLPVGLFSLVDTYTVPWGRFSAFALVYASPIVFVYMFAQRYIESGLSFGGVSG, encoded by the coding sequence ATGACGATGCTCGAAAGTATTCGCCGAAAACTCGCACGCGACGTACGCACGGCAATCGACAAGCCGGCCGAATTCCGGGCCGACGTGGAGTACACGATCGAGGGAGTCAAGCGGGGAACGATCTCGCCGCGGGACGTGTTGATCCCCGCCGTCTCGACGCTCGCGACGCTCGCGTTCGTCTTCGTGCTGTTGATCCCCATCTACTGGGTACTCATGATCGCCCTGCAGGGAGACGGGGCCACGCTTTACTCCACCGACAGCGCGGGTCTGATCCCCAAGGAATTCAGCCCGGAGGCGTTCGTCTGGGTCGTTGGCGACCTGTACATTCCCGGCGCAATCGTCCGGATCGCCGTTCCCTTTACCGACGTCGTGTACTACTTCGAGTGGCCGCGCATCGTCTTCCTCGACGCGAGCAACTACGTCGACACGACGTCTGACTTCCCCAGGTACTTCTGGAACAGCCTGTTCATCGGCGTCGCCACCGTCGTGATCGCCATGTCACTCATCGTCCCGGCCGCCTACGCGTTCTCTCGCCGGGAGTTCGCCGGCCGGATGAAGCTGCTCTACGGCTACATTCTGTTCACCCAGATCGGCGGCGGCCTCGGCATCGCGGCGCTGATCGCTCTGTACACAATCTTCTCGAGCACCGGGCTCACCAACAACAAACTCGTGTTGGCGGTCTACTACGCGGCGATGGCCGTACCGTTCAACACCTGGCTATTGAAGACGTACATGGACTCGATTCCGGTCTCCTACGAGGAGGCGGCGATCATGGACGGGGCCTCCCCGTTCCGCGTCGCCTGGGAGATCGTCCTGCCGCTGGCGAAGCCGGGGCTGGCGACGATCTTCATCTTCATCTTCCTCACCGGGTGGATGGAGTTCATCGTCGCCCAGCTGGTGTTGCGTCCCGAGAACTACACGCTCCCCGTCGGGCTGTTCAGCCTGGTCGACACCTACACAGTACCGTGGGGGCGGTTCTCGGCGTTCGCACTGGTGTACGCCTCGCCCATCGTGTTCGTCTACATGTTCGCCCAGCGCTACATCGAGAGTGGACTCTCCTTCGGCGGCGTCTCGGGGTAG
- a CDS encoding carbohydrate ABC transporter permease, translated as MRAWISDNSALFLVLPGLFFFSLFMFFPLLFTIYLSFTDAEPATVFQDGPGGITGFFGLRGVENFVGLENYVSVLSDPAFWNSLGITWLFVVLSVTLKVAFGIFLAMLVTSDRVRGKRYLRSIIIIPWALPPIFTITIWRGVFSSARFGLANQAIAVFGMAPKSWFNDRWLAFGTYLLTEMWLAYPFMVIITVSALQAVPDDLIDAAKVDGAGFIHRFLNVTVPSIKRPVMFAAILTAAASFTQFLIPYVFNRGGPGRANELIILYGYREAFTFDAYGAGAAIMMTAVVFIGIFMLAAVWKGQLAEGVN; from the coding sequence ATGCGAGCGTGGATCAGTGACAACAGCGCGTTGTTCCTGGTCTTGCCGGGTCTGTTTTTCTTCTCGCTGTTCATGTTCTTCCCGCTCCTGTTTACGATCTACCTGTCCTTTACGGACGCCGAACCAGCGACCGTCTTCCAGGACGGCCCCGGCGGAATAACTGGCTTCTTCGGCCTGCGCGGGGTGGAGAACTTCGTCGGTCTGGAGAATTACGTGTCGGTTCTGTCCGATCCCGCCTTCTGGAATTCGCTCGGAATCACGTGGCTGTTCGTCGTGCTGAGTGTCACGCTCAAGGTGGCCTTCGGCATCTTCCTCGCGATGCTCGTGACGAGCGACCGCGTCCGCGGAAAGCGGTATCTCCGGTCGATCATCATCATCCCGTGGGCCCTGCCACCGATATTCACGATCACCATCTGGAGGGGGGTGTTCAGCTCGGCTCGGTTCGGCCTGGCGAACCAGGCGATTGCCGTCTTCGGCATGGCGCCGAAATCGTGGTTCAACGACCGATGGCTCGCGTTCGGGACCTACCTGCTGACCGAGATGTGGCTGGCGTACCCCTTCATGGTGATCATCACCGTGAGCGCGCTCCAGGCCGTCCCGGACGACCTGATCGACGCCGCGAAGGTCGACGGCGCTGGCTTCATTCACCGATTCCTGAACGTAACCGTGCCGTCGATCAAACGACCCGTAATGTTCGCGGCAATCCTGACCGCTGCGGCGTCGTTCACCCAGTTCCTGATCCCCTACGTGTTCAACCGGGGCGGACCGGGTCGAGCGAACGAACTCATCATCCTGTACGGCTACCGGGAAGCGTTCACGTTCGACGCCTACGGGGCCGGGGCCGCGATCATGATGACCGCCGTCGTCTTCATCGGCATCTTCATGCTCGCCGCGGTCTGGAAGGGGCAGCTGGCAGAGGGGGTGAACTAA
- a CDS encoding extracellular solute-binding protein, with product MDRRTLVKYLAGASAAGALAGCISTEDPSGNGDGNGNGNGDGNGNGNGNGNGDYEEDEDWPTVEPEGVSGEAELWHDLSEGEQDSFTSYVEEFNGSYDITISPNAVSELEDQTTASIPAGDGPELFVWAHDWVGKYYENGFLSDQSDNLNIDPEEYFGENANSARYDGATLGLPFAAETVALVYNKEYVDEAPETFDEVLEIAEEYHAPEDNTYGFTWPMDAYHVSAFPHGFGGYYYDEESGELGLTNDETIAGFQYVIDNVWDYMPADPGGEAQQSVFIEGNSPFLITGPWNLGNFEDNDLDYGIAPWPEVEGNEPSPFTGVQLFYFAAAMDEDQERADSAIGFAEWYTTNTSLIAEQADKHGFIPVHNAFADDGEESDALSDNLQGFSAAVNQGNPMPTAADFQAVWEPLETEWFEALNGNKSVEDAMADAESQIQDAWN from the coding sequence ATGGATAGGAGGACGCTGGTGAAGTACCTCGCGGGTGCCTCGGCGGCAGGTGCCCTGGCAGGATGTATCAGTACCGAAGATCCCAGCGGCAACGGTGATGGGAACGGAAACGGCAACGGGGATGGCAATGGAAACGGCAACGGGAACGGCAACGGAGACTACGAGGAGGACGAAGACTGGCCGACCGTCGAACCCGAGGGCGTCTCCGGCGAGGCAGAACTCTGGCACGACCTCAGCGAAGGCGAACAGGACTCCTTCACCTCGTACGTCGAGGAGTTCAACGGCAGCTACGACATCACGATCAGCCCGAACGCGGTGTCGGAACTCGAGGATCAGACGACGGCGTCGATCCCCGCCGGCGACGGTCCCGAACTGTTCGTCTGGGCCCACGACTGGGTCGGGAAGTACTACGAAAACGGCTTCCTGAGCGACCAGAGCGACAACCTCAACATCGATCCCGAGGAGTACTTCGGGGAGAACGCGAACTCGGCGCGCTACGACGGCGCGACCCTCGGCCTGCCATTCGCAGCCGAAACCGTCGCTCTCGTCTACAACAAGGAGTACGTCGACGAGGCGCCCGAGACGTTCGATGAAGTGCTCGAGATCGCCGAGGAGTACCACGCTCCCGAGGACAACACCTACGGGTTCACCTGGCCGATGGACGCTTACCACGTCAGCGCGTTCCCACACGGCTTCGGCGGCTACTACTACGACGAGGAGTCGGGCGAACTCGGCCTCACGAACGACGAGACCATCGCCGGCTTCCAGTACGTCATCGATAACGTCTGGGACTACATGCCGGCCGATCCCGGCGGAGAGGCCCAGCAGTCGGTGTTCATCGAGGGCAACTCGCCGTTCCTCATCACTGGCCCGTGGAACCTCGGCAACTTCGAGGACAACGACCTCGACTACGGTATCGCACCGTGGCCCGAGGTCGAGGGCAACGAGCCCAGCCCGTTCACGGGCGTCCAGCTGTTCTACTTCGCCGCCGCGATGGACGAAGACCAGGAGCGAGCCGATTCGGCAATCGGGTTCGCGGAGTGGTACACGACCAACACGAGCCTGATCGCCGAACAGGCGGACAAACACGGGTTCATCCCGGTCCACAACGCCTTCGCGGACGACGGCGAAGAATCGGATGCACTGTCCGACAACTTGCAGGGCTTCTCCGCGGCCGTGAACCAGGGCAACCCGATGCCGACCGCCGCCGACTTCCAGGCCGTCTGGGAACCGCTCGAGACCGAGTGGTTCGAGGCTCTCAACGGCAACAAGTCCGTCGAGGATGCGATGGCCGACGCCGAGAGTCAAATTCAGGACGCCTGGAACTGA
- a CDS encoding glycoside hydrolase family 15 protein: MTTPNSTHDDSNRFPAVSWASGETYGLETPHDYDTDDPTRVWCTLTEGAITEPRFPRVDVMNLRTLSFIVTDGDGYVARTSRPTQRTTDSLERTVMPTADDALVYEHQFRETAAGHDWALTVETAVDTESEALCCSLAFDAADALTEYDVYVVGQPTPSARGVHIRAERVGETGDHGLVAYDTEGGSTVIHDQDGEPYRVALALEAADGFDWAAVREGGENGTEPLEGDDGAAASGEGIVSLGARVGTDVSALETEVALGFATDADVDAARAETRRTLERGSETIREDYVASWRSYLADLDVPASVVDDPDRRVQYDFAAMTLKAVEDKTFVGAGLASPSVPWGTGVEATEAADYGYNFVWSRDLYQVSTAFEAMGDVESAIDATAYLFRYQLEDDGFLPQNTYLEGTTRWGGEQLDNISFPIVMAYQLANRHDHGLDQASYDYEDVRTIAEYILRSGPDSEQERWEEEAGYSPSTIAAEIAGLVCAAWFADRVGADEDAIRYLAVADDWSRGVEEWCATTTGTDEHATPYYVRVSVDGRPDEPSERTLANGGPTLDERDIVDAGFLELVRLGILSWDDEVVRNSLAVVDETIRVDTPHGPAWYRYNGDGYGEQTADGPDGAGAPWSLTHAGKGRLWPIFTGERGEYELLADETDADLEPAALLETMTSFANSGRMLPEQVWDSEDPTDFGWTFGSGTAAATPLAWSCAQYVRLAHSIDAGYPIETPEIVADFFRERGRGRTSSESTTPTLELEADNETVSGTTDGDYVVAQTDAGVETRAVTDGRFSLERGDAASPIRVVAVSGGEDVWDLDTATVVLQPNRDAP, translated from the coding sequence ATGACGACACCGAATTCGACCCACGACGACTCGAATCGATTTCCCGCCGTGAGCTGGGCGAGCGGCGAAACCTACGGACTCGAGACGCCCCACGACTACGACACCGACGATCCAACGCGCGTCTGGTGTACGCTGACCGAGGGAGCGATCACCGAACCGCGATTCCCGCGCGTGGACGTGATGAACCTGCGAACGCTGTCGTTCATCGTCACCGACGGCGACGGCTACGTAGCGCGAACGAGTCGACCGACCCAGCGTACGACCGATTCGCTCGAGCGCACCGTGATGCCGACGGCCGACGACGCGCTCGTCTACGAACACCAATTTCGTGAGACGGCGGCGGGTCACGACTGGGCACTGACCGTCGAAACCGCCGTCGATACCGAGAGCGAGGCGCTGTGCTGTTCGCTCGCCTTCGACGCGGCCGACGCGCTCACCGAGTACGATGTCTACGTCGTCGGCCAGCCGACGCCATCCGCACGAGGCGTCCACATCCGCGCCGAACGCGTGGGCGAGACCGGCGACCACGGCCTCGTCGCGTACGACACCGAGGGTGGCTCGACCGTCATTCACGACCAGGATGGCGAACCCTACCGCGTGGCGTTGGCACTCGAGGCCGCAGACGGATTCGACTGGGCGGCGGTCCGCGAGGGCGGCGAGAACGGGACGGAACCGCTCGAGGGGGACGACGGGGCCGCGGCTTCGGGCGAGGGAATCGTCTCGCTCGGCGCTCGCGTCGGGACGGATGTTTCTGCTCTCGAGACCGAGGTCGCGCTCGGATTCGCGACCGACGCGGACGTGGACGCGGCACGGGCGGAAACGAGGCGAACGCTCGAGCGCGGCTCCGAGACGATTCGCGAGGACTACGTCGCCTCCTGGCGGTCGTATCTCGCGGACCTGGACGTCCCCGCGAGCGTCGTCGACGACCCGGACCGGCGCGTCCAGTACGACTTCGCGGCGATGACCCTCAAAGCCGTCGAGGACAAGACGTTCGTCGGGGCGGGTCTCGCCTCTCCCTCGGTCCCCTGGGGAACCGGCGTCGAGGCCACCGAAGCGGCGGACTACGGCTACAACTTCGTCTGGTCGCGCGACCTCTACCAGGTCTCGACCGCCTTCGAGGCGATGGGCGACGTCGAGAGCGCGATCGACGCCACGGCGTACCTCTTTCGCTACCAGCTCGAGGACGACGGCTTCCTCCCGCAGAACACCTACCTCGAGGGGACCACGCGATGGGGTGGCGAGCAACTGGACAACATTTCGTTCCCGATCGTGATGGCCTACCAGCTCGCGAACCGTCACGACCACGGGCTCGATCAGGCCAGCTACGACTACGAGGACGTGCGGACCATCGCGGAGTATATCCTGCGAAGCGGGCCCGACAGCGAACAGGAGCGCTGGGAGGAAGAGGCGGGCTACTCCCCGAGCACGATCGCCGCCGAAATCGCGGGGCTCGTCTGTGCGGCCTGGTTCGCCGACCGCGTGGGCGCCGACGAGGACGCCATCCGCTATCTCGCGGTCGCCGACGACTGGTCGCGCGGCGTCGAAGAGTGGTGCGCCACGACGACGGGCACCGACGAGCACGCGACGCCCTACTACGTTCGCGTGAGCGTTGACGGCCGGCCCGATGAGCCGAGCGAGCGGACGCTCGCCAACGGCGGCCCGACGCTCGACGAGCGCGACATCGTCGACGCGGGCTTCCTCGAACTCGTTCGGCTGGGAATCCTCTCCTGGGACGACGAGGTCGTCCGCAACTCGCTCGCCGTCGTCGACGAGACGATCCGCGTCGACACGCCCCACGGCCCCGCGTGGTACCGCTACAACGGCGACGGCTACGGCGAACAGACCGCCGACGGACCGGACGGCGCTGGCGCACCCTGGTCGCTCACCCACGCGGGCAAGGGGCGACTGTGGCCAATCTTCACCGGTGAGCGCGGAGAGTACGAACTGCTCGCCGACGAGACCGACGCCGACCTCGAGCCGGCGGCCCTCCTGGAGACGATGACCAGTTTCGCCAACAGCGGCCGCATGCTCCCGGAACAGGTCTGGGACAGCGAAGACCCGACCGACTTCGGCTGGACGTTCGGCAGCGGAACGGCGGCCGCGACGCCCCTGGCGTGGAGTTGCGCCCAGTACGTTCGGCTCGCTCACTCGATCGACGCCGGATATCCGATCGAAACGCCCGAAATAGTCGCGGACTTCTTCCGCGAACGAGGTCGTGGTCGCACCTCGAGTGAGTCGACGACCCCGACGCTCGAACTCGAGGCTGATAACGAGACGGTGTCGGGAACCACCGACGGCGATTACGTCGTCGCGCAGACGGATGCAGGAGTCGAGACGAGAGCGGTCACGGACGGGCGGTTCTCGCTCGAGAGGGGCGATGCAGCGTCACCGATACGTGTCGTCGCCGTCAGCGGCGGGGAGGACGTCTGGGACCTCGACACAGCGACCGTGGTCCTCCAACCGAATCGGGACGCACCGTGA
- a CDS encoding ABC transporter ATP-binding protein, producing MASLRVENLRKEYDRGAIVAVDDLSLEVEDGEFVTVVGPSGCGKTTTLRMIAGLEKPTSGSISLGDEEVTSQSARDRDIAMVFQNYALYPHKTVFQNMAFGLRMSTDLSKAEREEKVQWAAEMMDIEELLDQKPDELSGGQKQRVALGRAIVREPKLFLFDEPLSNLDAKLRTTMRAEIQRLQDELGITSVYVTHDQEEAMTMGDKIVILNDGELQQVGAPTHVYDKPANEFVGGFVGSPSMNFLDLVARTSGNSLVLTDGEDFRYSLSPEYAADIDVEDGQPVTLGIRPEDIYTADPGSDGIQTTVDVLEPIGSDNYLYLDVHDDFIARVNADVKPTVGETIEITFDESKIRLFDRDTGESLLHPQRREPAAPEA from the coding sequence ATGGCGAGTCTGAGAGTCGAGAACCTCCGAAAGGAGTACGACCGCGGAGCAATTGTCGCCGTCGACGATCTGAGTCTCGAGGTCGAAGACGGCGAGTTCGTCACCGTCGTCGGGCCCTCGGGGTGTGGGAAGACGACGACGCTGCGCATGATCGCCGGCCTCGAGAAACCGACGAGCGGGTCGATCTCCCTCGGCGACGAGGAGGTCACGAGCCAGAGTGCCCGGGATCGAGACATCGCGATGGTGTTTCAGAACTATGCGCTGTATCCGCACAAGACGGTCTTCCAGAACATGGCCTTCGGCCTGCGGATGAGCACGGACCTGTCGAAAGCCGAGCGAGAGGAGAAAGTCCAGTGGGCGGCCGAGATGATGGACATCGAGGAACTCCTCGACCAGAAGCCCGACGAACTCTCCGGCGGCCAGAAACAGCGCGTCGCCCTCGGGCGAGCGATCGTCCGCGAACCCAAACTCTTCCTGTTCGACGAACCGCTCTCGAACCTCGACGCGAAGCTCCGGACCACGATGCGCGCCGAGATCCAGCGCCTCCAGGACGAACTCGGCATCACCTCCGTCTACGTCACCCACGACCAGGAGGAGGCGATGACCATGGGTGACAAGATCGTCATCCTCAACGACGGCGAACTCCAGCAAGTCGGCGCGCCGACCCACGTCTACGATAAACCCGCGAACGAATTCGTCGGCGGCTTCGTCGGGTCGCCGTCGATGAACTTCCTCGACCTCGTTGCCCGCACGTCCGGCAACTCGCTGGTCCTCACTGACGGCGAGGACTTCCGCTACTCGCTGTCGCCCGAGTACGCCGCCGATATCGACGTCGAGGACGGACAGCCGGTCACCCTCGGCATCCGCCCCGAGGACATCTACACGGCCGATCCCGGTTCGGACGGCATCCAGACGACGGTCGACGTCCTCGAGCCGATCGGGAGCGACAACTACCTCTACCTCGACGTCCACGACGACTTCATCGCTCGCGTCAACGCCGACGTCAAGCCCACCGTGGGCGAGACCATCGAGATCACGTTCGACGAATCGAAGATCCGACTCTTCGACCGGGACACTGGCGAGTCGTTGCTCCACCCCCAGCGACGTGAGCCGGCGGCTCCGGAAGCCTGA